From a region of the Polyangium spumosum genome:
- a CDS encoding LysR family transcriptional regulator, giving the protein MTAALDDVVSMAVFARVVEARSFTGAAALLGLSKSVVSARISALEERLGVRLLHRTTRRLSLTEEGARLYETCARLVSAADEAEGVLASASAEPEGVVRVTVPVGIGILQFPSILRELHERYPRLVVDLSLSERRVDIVAEGFDVAVRVADTLEDSALVARRIGAVRMIVCASPDYLTRRGTPETPQDLVHHNCLRLSPVRREWAFRCGRRTQLVPVSGSLIADNIAVLRQATLDGIGVARLPRSFVAADIEAGRLRRVLPEHALGETNVFVVHPYRRHMPTKVRAFVDYVVQRFRSASDV; this is encoded by the coding sequence ATGACGGCGGCGCTCGACGATGTGGTCTCGATGGCGGTCTTCGCGCGGGTCGTGGAGGCGCGCTCCTTCACGGGCGCGGCGGCCCTGCTCGGCCTCTCGAAGTCGGTCGTGAGCGCGCGGATCTCGGCGCTGGAAGAGCGGCTCGGCGTCAGGCTCTTGCATCGCACGACGCGGCGGCTCTCGCTCACCGAGGAGGGCGCGCGGCTCTACGAGACGTGCGCGCGGCTCGTCTCTGCGGCCGACGAGGCCGAGGGCGTGCTCGCGAGCGCCTCGGCGGAGCCCGAGGGCGTCGTGCGCGTCACCGTGCCGGTGGGCATTGGGATCCTGCAATTCCCCAGCATCCTGCGCGAGCTCCACGAGCGATACCCGCGGCTCGTCGTCGACCTCTCCTTGTCCGAGCGCCGCGTCGACATCGTCGCGGAGGGCTTCGACGTCGCCGTTCGTGTCGCCGATACGCTGGAAGACTCGGCCCTGGTCGCGCGCCGCATCGGGGCCGTGCGGATGATCGTCTGCGCGTCGCCCGATTACCTCACGCGCCGCGGGACGCCGGAGACGCCGCAGGATCTCGTGCACCACAATTGCCTGCGCCTCTCGCCGGTCCGGCGCGAGTGGGCCTTTCGATGTGGCCGCCGCACGCAGCTCGTCCCCGTCTCCGGCAGCCTGATCGCCGACAACATCGCCGTGCTCCGCCAGGCGACGCTCGACGGGATCGGCGTCGCGCGGCTGCCGCGCTCCTTCGTCGCGGCCGACATCGAGGCGGGCCGGCTCCGCCGCGTCCTGCCCGAGCACGCGCTCGGCGAGACGAACGTCTTCGTCGTGCACCCGTACCGGCGCCACATGCCCACGAAGGTGCGCGCCTTCGTCGATTACGTGGTCCAGCGCTTCCGCAGCGCGAGCGACGTCTGA
- a CDS encoding YceI family protein, with the protein MQTIRTVLLAAAAVSLLSLTACEDPAKDKPKATVAPASSAQPAADKPASAAATEALDVDAAGSTIGFIGSKVTGKHEGKFEKLSGKITLADGKAEGGKVTFEVETASVKTDAADLDKHLKNADFFDVEKFPKATFTSTEIKAGGTNGATHTITGDLDLHGVKKSITFPVTITITPEAATGTAEFSINRKDFGIVIAGKPDDLIRDDVLLKLSLKAPRKKG; encoded by the coding sequence ATGCAAACGATTCGTACGGTCCTCCTCGCCGCCGCTGCCGTCTCCCTCCTGTCGCTGACGGCTTGCGAGGACCCGGCCAAGGACAAACCCAAGGCGACGGTCGCGCCGGCCTCGTCGGCGCAGCCGGCCGCAGACAAACCCGCGAGCGCGGCGGCCACGGAGGCGCTCGACGTCGACGCGGCGGGCTCGACGATCGGCTTCATCGGCTCGAAGGTGACGGGCAAACACGAGGGCAAGTTCGAGAAGCTCTCCGGCAAGATCACGCTCGCGGACGGCAAGGCCGAGGGCGGCAAGGTCACGTTCGAGGTCGAGACGGCTTCGGTGAAGACCGACGCGGCGGACCTCGACAAACACCTGAAGAACGCCGATTTCTTCGACGTCGAGAAGTTCCCCAAGGCGACGTTCACGTCGACGGAGATCAAGGCCGGCGGCACGAACGGCGCGACACACACGATCACGGGCGACCTCGATCTGCACGGCGTGAAGAAGTCGATCACGTTCCCCGTGACGATCACGATCACGCCCGAAGCCGCCACGGGCACCGCGGAGTTCTCCATCAACCGGAAGGACTTCGGGATCGTGATCGCCGGCAAGCCCGACGACCTCATCCGCGACGACGTGCTGCTCAAGCTCTCGCTGAAGGCGCCACGCAAGAAGGGCTGA